A portion of the Macaca thibetana thibetana isolate TM-01 chromosome 9, ASM2454274v1, whole genome shotgun sequence genome contains these proteins:
- the LOC126963180 gene encoding uncharacterized protein C5orf60-like isoform X1 → MFLIILRPYFTPREPSSGPPREENSKNDRAEVGEWIRIRNRYITSKDYKRLLKQLEKLEEVFLLAKRLRKLPGRCHMQAGRGSGPTSLSLHETMLLDVQDTKIPDTPMDATSNIHKQLGIS, encoded by the exons ATGTTCCTGATCATCTTACGCCCCTACTTTACCCCCAGGGAGCCATCCTCAGGGCCTCCCAGAGAGGAGAACAGCAAGAAT GATCGAGCTGAAGTGGGGGAATGGATAAGGATCAGAAATAGGTATATCACTTCGAAAG ATTACAAAAGGCTCTTGAAACAACTGGAGAAACTTGAGGAAGTTTTCCTGTTGGCAAA GCGCCTGAGGAAGCTACCTG GGAGATGCCACATGCAGGCAGGTAGAGGCAGCGGCCCTACTTCCCTCAGCCTGCACGAGACAATGCTGCTAGATGTACAAGACACCAAAATCCCAGACACTCCCATGGACGCCACATCCAACATCCACAAACAATTGGGAATCTCCTGA
- the LOC126963180 gene encoding uncharacterized protein C5orf60-like isoform X2, whose translation MFLIILRPYFTPREPSSGPPREENSKNDRAEVGEWIRIRNRYITSKDYKRLLKQLEKLEEVFLLAKRLRKLPGEGSFHCLLNRDRLRKSFKRGPWRVRWPGGWCGKASPTREMPHAGR comes from the exons ATGTTCCTGATCATCTTACGCCCCTACTTTACCCCCAGGGAGCCATCCTCAGGGCCTCCCAGAGAGGAGAACAGCAAGAAT GATCGAGCTGAAGTGGGGGAATGGATAAGGATCAGAAATAGGTATATCACTTCGAAAG ATTACAAAAGGCTCTTGAAACAACTGGAGAAACTTGAGGAAGTTTTCCTGTTGGCAAA GCGCCTGAGGAAGCTACCTGGTGAGGGCAGCTTCCATTGCCTTCTAAACCGAGACCGCCTGAGGAAGTCGTTCAAACGAGGCCCTTGGAGAGTTCGCTGGCCTGGTGGGTGGTGTGGGAAAGCTTCTCCCACCAG GGAGATGCCACATGCAGGCAGGTAG